From the genome of Deltaproteobacteria bacterium, one region includes:
- a CDS encoding VCBS repeat-containing protein, with protein sequence MFTIAAIGWLGCTDLPPIPEGVCGNNVLEPGEDCDGVTDSSLGAGTACGAPSTAQACQYVCGDESGATCPQGWGCGADGVCRRPSGALDRAPGSPWRFDARFFGIGDVDGDGNADLIGAGSSAIEIRYGTATGEFPTERDIVTRRPTGPPQFVDFDRDGRFDVVMPILTGLFVLLGQSDGTLLPVAYQPLSLEVPALAGFEVQLWPLVARPGEINSDLLVLFGNQMQLGDGMAALPDGWSVGQLAGRLARGDLDVGAASVQHEFAFAFEGANRVYIYEAQDGAAVPRQQVLLPPS encoded by the coding sequence GTGTTCACGATTGCCGCCATCGGCTGGCTAGGGTGTACGGACCTTCCGCCGATCCCCGAGGGCGTGTGCGGCAACAACGTGCTCGAACCTGGCGAGGACTGCGACGGCGTGACCGACTCGTCCCTCGGTGCGGGCACCGCGTGTGGTGCCCCTTCGACCGCGCAGGCATGCCAGTACGTGTGCGGCGACGAGTCGGGCGCCACCTGCCCCCAGGGATGGGGCTGCGGCGCCGACGGCGTGTGTCGCCGGCCGTCGGGCGCGCTCGACCGCGCGCCGGGATCGCCGTGGCGGTTCGACGCCAGGTTCTTCGGCATCGGCGATGTCGATGGCGATGGCAACGCGGACCTCATCGGCGCCGGCAGCAGCGCGATCGAGATCCGCTACGGCACGGCGACCGGCGAGTTCCCGACCGAACGCGACATCGTCACCCGCCGGCCGACGGGTCCGCCGCAGTTCGTCGACTTCGACCGCGACGGCCGGTTCGACGTCGTCATGCCGATCCTCACCGGGTTGTTCGTCCTGCTGGGGCAATCCGACGGAACGCTTCTGCCGGTGGCGTATCAGCCGTTGTCCCTTGAAGTTCCCGCACTCGCCGGCTTCGAGGTCCAGCTGTGGCCGCTCGTGGCGCGGCCCGGCGAGATCAACTCCGACTTGCTCGTGCTGTTCGGCAACCAGATGCAACTGGGGGACGGGATGGCGGCGCTACCGGACGGGTGGAGTGTCGGCCAGCTCGCCGGCCGCCTCGCGCGCGGCGACCTCGATGTCGGCGCCGCCTCCGTGCAGCACGAGTTCGCATTCGCGTTCGAGGGGGCAAACCGCGTCTATATTTACGAAGCGCAAGACGGGGCGGCGGTGCCGCGACAGCAAGTGTTGTTGCCCCCGTC